The nucleotide window AGATCACTAATTAGCCAAGCAGATGCATGCACAGAACCTCAAAGCTCTGGTCAGTGCCTCAAAAATTGTACAGCTTCAAGTGAATCTAAATCAGTGACAACAACCAATAAGGCAACAACTCACAACCAACACCCATTTCTAAGAAACAATTGCTGACATGACTCCTCAAACTACCAATTCTTGTTCTTCTGATGCATGATCTTGAAGAGGTGTATTAAACTTCAAGCTTCTTGCAACATCAAAGAAATGGGCAACAGCTTCTTCAGGAGTCCCAACAAGAACACCATGTCCAAGATTAAGAATATGTCCCCTTGGCCCAGCACATCTCACAActctgaaaaagaaaaacaacataAAAAAATCCATCAGACTTAGAATTTTGGAAATTCAACTTTACTTCTTATTTTAATCACAACTAAAACTGCAAGATCCATGAACCATAGAGATTAATCAACATAAATAGTACTCCTATTTTAGCATGCTTTTCACTCACATCATATAGACATATACCAACCTGAGAAAATGAACATGATGCACAAATAAATATACCCAATATAGTTTGGAAGTAGCTCATACAAACACATTGTACTTGTGCTAGAGATTACCAATTACTTTGACCCGGTTATGCCAGGCATAAAGCCACCAACACAAAAACTAATTCAAGTAATTGCCAtttacaaagaaaagaaaatgtaacAAAGGATTTCCAATTCAGAATAACTTAAGGACTTCATTCCAATAAACAAGTTAACATTGCCTCACACATACTGAAATTCAAATACTCTTAAGTAAGCAACAGTATGAATGTGGTGGGGAAAATTAGTTAGATCAGAAAATTTTAAGTTATTTCACAAACCGTTGAATTTCATCTGTCAATGCAGGAAGAGGAGAAAATAAGTAAGCAGGGTCCACATTTCCTTGCACACTAATCCCACTACCCAAACGATTCCTTCCGTCTGCCATATCCACTGTCCAGTCTAGCCCAATCACATCAACTCCAGTTCCTTTCATACGCTCAAGAAGTCCACCATTTCCATTAATGTAGAGAACAAGTGGCGTTTCAGGGCACTTATTCCTTACCATGCAGACTATCTGCAATATCAGAAATACCCATATATGATTAAACTAATACAGCAGAAAATGCAATTGCATATCCAGTGTTTTTGTCCACTTATAACGAAATCAAAGCATATGATATTTCTATCAAAACCAAAAGATAAGGCAATCCTTAGAAGGTAATTATGACATTCGTGCATAACATTTTGTTCATCCAGACAAAATGATCTTATCATATTCACAACTATTGCAAACCCAAGAAAAGATACCATGATAACCAAACAAATCATTGATATTCCTTTTTTTGGGGCAAATTTTTTCTGACACAAATAAGGAACTAAAGAAAATTCAAAGACTCAAGAAGCTTAGAATTATGATCCAGATTTCATACAAGGTTACTATACTGTACCTCTTAGTCCTTCAAATAAGTTACAACTTCTAAGTCTCACGGGTAATTTTGTGATTAGATTTGCTGGAAAATCTGTCTAGATGTCTTCAAGagtcctttttttatttttaaatattatatagagTCCTTGTTGGTTTAGTATAATATTATTCCTTTTAGTTTTCCTTAAGGATCGAGATCCTTAAAGATTTAGGACCGGTTCTGGAGTCCGATGTCTTGAAGGTTTAGGATTAATTTTGAGTCTATATACCCATGTTTGTAATGTTTACTTCTTATTCTTTCAGCCAATAGAAAATCCTGAAATTGTGCCTCGAGTTGTGTGATGCAATTCTATCCTAGGTGTGATGCCTATGGAACGTCAAGTATGATGCCTGTGGAAGTTAATTTTAGATGAAATAAATTGTTAAACTATTAAATGGAAACAGCTCCCTGATCCATAAGTCATGATACCTAGAATTTAAAAGAAAGTTTTATACAAATTAAAATAATCAGGTCCAACTCACTTCTTCAATATAAGGCTTTGACCAACAGTCCCACATGCTAGGTGGTAGCTGTCCACCCCAGGAATCAAATATTTGTACGCAATGAGCCCCAGACTCCACTTGAAAAACAATGTAGTCAGCTATTGTCTGTGTCAAATGAGAGAGAAGAGCCCTCAGTACATGTGGTGCTGTATGGCACATACTCTTTATGTTAGTGTATGTGCGAGTTGTACCCCCTTCCACTATATATGTAGCAATTGTCCAAGGAGCTCCAACAAAACCCAAAACTGCAGCATGTCCATTAACCTACATAAAACATAAAAAGAGTAATGTAGAGGCATGGTGTACATTTCACATAACAAAAAATAACACAGAGCAATTATACTTAGCCTACTGCCTATTTGAAAGGTAAGAATAACCTCATGTCGCAATATTCTAAGTGATTCCCCCACAAAATGGAGTTTCTCTAATTCAATGGAATGTAGAGCCTTTAATCCTTCTTCAGAACGAATTGGAGTCTGAATAACAGGCCCCCTTACTTCTTCTATGTCAAATGGAACACCAAAAGCTGGTAAAGGTGTAAGTATGTCAGAGAAAATAATAACACCATCTGGATGAAAAGCTTCCCAGGGCTGCAAAGAAATTTCCACAATGAGATCAGTTGTCTCTGACCTCTCTCTGAAGGATGGATATTTCTCTGCAAGCTTTCTGTAAACAGCCATATACCTTCCTGCCTGACGCATCATCCATGCTGGAGGCCTATTTACAGGTTCCCCTCTTGCAGCCTTAACCAAAAGTGGATCTGAATAAAATAAGGCAAAGGAAAAAGTAAAGGAAGAGCCAGATATACCCAAAGAAAGAACCTAATCATGGAGAAGTAAAACAATGGTAAAATACTTGGAATCTTGTAAGAAACACATACCGATAACATATTATATGTTTGTAAATTAAGTTCCAATAACAAAAATTTAGATATGCTATCCATTGCAGAAAAGCTCTTAAATCCTAACACTGCTGTTGGACAACAGGGCCAGGGCTGACAACATCTAAAAAGTAGTCTCAAATCCAACTACCAAAGAGTAATGAAGGTAATCTTAGACCAGTGGCTTAAGACAGCAGCCATACAAAAAATGCATACAACTCATGCCAAGTGTTATAGGAAGTCAACACCCATGCAGTATTCCTATTCCTATTTGGATTGTAATTCTATTTAGTAGGGATTTCAGCATAATTATAGGAGAAGTAGGTTAAGGTTATATTCATGGTTTCAAATCGCGGTCGCGGTCACGAGTAACGAAAACAGGCCTATAAATAGGGCTGTGCACTATTACTGGGGGTTCTAAACCGAACCGAATAGAACCAGGACTAAAAAAAAACCTTTACCTTAGGAattgaaccgaaccaaaccgaactTATTTTACTATTTTGGTTCAGTTCTAGCTCTTAATCAAAAACTGAACTAGAACCGAACCGAAAAATCGACTTTATACATATAtgtttttttatattttgtaGATATATTATATAgcttcaataaaattatatatattatgcaTTTaagattattatatatataaacttaATTTGTCGttaattataaacttaatttgtcgttaattataaacttaatttGTCGTTAATTATAAGTGTATATATGTAATCTAAtattaacttttattatttttaataacaaGTACATTAAATCACTTTGTGGTCGGTAATTACATAATTAAATAACCTTTTGATCATTTAGTATACtttctaattaaaaattatataattgaaaaatatgtataaaataGTAGAACACATTTATTAAGATATATGTTATAAAATGACTTAATTTGTGGATATGTTGTTCCATGTGATTAAATTATGACCCAATCAAAATGCCAGCAATGcaatttgaaaaatatatatatattttgtaagGTCTGTGGTGATAGTAGAGAGCATAGACCGAAATAATATTTAGGAGTGAATCTTAATAATCGAATTCACTAAGTTTCAAATTTTATTAGCTATCTCATTTTTTATTTGGCAAACGTTTTAATTATAAtctacaaaatttttataagcatatactatattaaaattaaatttatttttaatactttttattgtgaatcaaaatttaaaccAGTAAAAATAGTATATTATCTAACAAAATTTTAACTTTAAAGAgttaaatgaaaatataataaaaaatttctctAAAGCTCAAAACTATATAGTTTTGTGCTTTTGGCTTAAGTTACATTAATCCTATCTCATATTATACTCGTTGATTtgctatttttttataatttggatggaaatattatatgatttattaaaaatatttggtgttatcttatatttttatgtagaaattgttaatttgattttaatctttcTCGAGTAACTCATCACGTTTATATtactttattgatattttatttcgaTATTAGtattgttattttaatattagtactattatttttattgatattttgatattagaaatatataattatttttattcttttaaaatgCAATAATGTTGCAATTTTGAGGTTAGGAACTAAGAATCCAACCTAATCGGAATCGAAACTAAAACCCAAAGCACTTACAACCAAACCAGAACCGAAATTTGGTTCCTCTTTTGATTCCAAAAAATAAAAGAACCAAAGTTTGGTTCTAGTTCCGATTCCGATTCCTACAAAGAATCGAACCGGAACCAAAACCCCACATCCCTGCCTGTAATGGCCGTAATGTAACGGTAATAACCTAGCGCTatacaaatttttttgaaaaatttacaaagttcataaaaTAACTAGATAGAGGTAGATACAAGTAAAACCAAGTTGCAcaactagaaggagaaacaataaatgtagttagtgcttatgccccataaataggactagatagtgagagtaaacaaaggttttgggaagatatgaatgaactaatgcaaagcataccgaatgaagagaatattttcatcgGTGGACATTTGAATGGACatttaggaagtgataggcaaggttataagaatgttcatggaggttttggttttggcagccgaaatgaggagggaaaaagcatcatggattttgctatgatatacgacctaatactagcaaatacctactttataaaaagagagtcacatttattgacttttaaaagtgggcaacatagaagccaaattgacttcctcttaacgaggaagataaatagagctctatgcaaggattgcaaggtcattccaggagaggctttaacaagtcaacatcggtaagtggttttggatgtcaagtttagaaacaattcaagtaaggttagaagaaatagtatagctcgaacaaagtggtaggaattgaaaggagtaaagcaagtgaagttcaaaaatgagcttctcgagtccgaagcatggaagctggatgtggaggccaataatatgtggatacagatggcatcaaagattagagaagtaactagaaaagtacttggagagtctagaggacatagaccaccctcaaaagagagatggttgtGGAATGAGGAagaacaaaaggcagtgaagagaaagagggaatgtataagaaattacctacgTGTGATAATGATGAGGCATataaacagtacaagatagcaaagaaaaaggcaaaaaagacagttagtcaGACAAGAGCgcaagcctttgaaaagttatatgagaaacttatgactaaagaatgggagaaagatatttatagattagcaagaaggagagaaaagaaatgtcaagatctcaatcaagttaggtgcattaaggataaagaaggaaaaatgttagtgaaagatgaggacattaaagaaagatggagaaattattttgatgatctctttaacaatagttaaagtggtaatagcgtgaatatagactacagagcaatagaaaagaatgtgaattatactagaaagattagatctttagaagtaaaggaggcACTTGAGAGAATAAAAGTGGGTAAAGCTTGTGGAtctgatgaaataccaattgaagtgtggaagtgtttgggagatatgagagtggcatgattaactaaattgtttaataacattctaaactcaaagaaaatgcctgaggaatgaaggaagagtattttagtacctatttttaaaaataagagagacatacagagttgctcaaactataggagaattaaactcatgagccatactatgaaattgtgggagatagttgtggaacatcgactacgtcatgacacttctatctctcccaatcaa belongs to Hevea brasiliensis isolate MT/VB/25A 57/8 chromosome 4, ASM3005281v1, whole genome shotgun sequence and includes:
- the LOC110659861 gene encoding uroporphyrinogen decarboxylase 1, chloroplastic isoform X2; its protein translation is MNFSSPPTSCLSWRASSISSLHLGFQFNNSVGFSISSPTRKFSRTPRFKVSCSSSDPLLVKAARGEPVNRPPAWMMRQAGRYMAVYRKLAEKYPSFRERSETTDLIVEISLQPWEAFHPDGVIIFSDILTPLPAFGVPFDIEEVRGPVIQTPIRSEEGLKALHSIELEKLHFVGESLRILRHEVNGHAAVLGFVGAPWTIATYIVEGGTTRTYTNIKSMCHTAPHVLRALLSHLTQTIADYIVFQVESGAHCVQIFDSWGGQLPPSMWDCWSKPYIEEIVCMVRNKCPETPLVLYINGNGGLLERMKGTGVDVIGLDWTVDMADGRNRLGSGISVQGNVDPAYLFSPLPALTDEIQRVVRCAGPRGHILNLGHGVLVGTPEEAVAHFFDVARSLKFNTPLQDHASEEQELVV
- the LOC110659861 gene encoding uroporphyrinogen decarboxylase 1, chloroplastic isoform X1 encodes the protein MNFSSPPTSACSCLSWRASSISSLHLGFQFNNSVGFSISSPTRKFSRTPRFKVSCSSSDPLLVKAARGEPVNRPPAWMMRQAGRYMAVYRKLAEKYPSFRERSETTDLIVEISLQPWEAFHPDGVIIFSDILTPLPAFGVPFDIEEVRGPVIQTPIRSEEGLKALHSIELEKLHFVGESLRILRHEVNGHAAVLGFVGAPWTIATYIVEGGTTRTYTNIKSMCHTAPHVLRALLSHLTQTIADYIVFQVESGAHCVQIFDSWGGQLPPSMWDCWSKPYIEEIVCMVRNKCPETPLVLYINGNGGLLERMKGTGVDVIGLDWTVDMADGRNRLGSGISVQGNVDPAYLFSPLPALTDEIQRVVRCAGPRGHILNLGHGVLVGTPEEAVAHFFDVARSLKFNTPLQDHASEEQELVV